A genomic region of Catalinimonas niigatensis contains the following coding sequences:
- a CDS encoding phosphotransferase: MNKTFPVTESTISALHLSRWLQEKYQLSARTVCSLFRTGMNHLYLVTDGERKFVLRIYTYQWRSRMEIAEELRLLLHLRQHDIPVSYPIADQQGELIQELHAPEGIRYGVLFSFAEGKKNPKFSAQTSYQIGVALAKLHRATENFSLERITYSSKTLLQDSLHPISAFFSGTEEMKFVERLSHYLFQEYAQVNTKQIRQGAVHLDIWFDNMHVYDEDRITLFDFDFCGNGWQCHDIAYFIFQLFNTHPEEEYQTKKDRFLQGYASITPITEEEKRIIPITGLGVMLFYLGIQCDRFDTWSNIFLNEDHLKRFTGMLKRWITHHQLAVE, from the coding sequence ATGAACAAGACATTTCCCGTCACGGAATCTACCATATCTGCCCTTCACCTAAGCCGGTGGCTACAGGAAAAGTACCAGCTCAGTGCCCGGACGGTTTGCAGCTTATTCAGAACCGGCATGAATCATCTGTATCTGGTTACTGACGGAGAGCGTAAATTTGTGCTTCGCATCTATACCTACCAGTGGCGTAGCAGGATGGAGATCGCCGAGGAATTGAGGTTACTTCTTCACCTCAGGCAGCATGACATCCCTGTCTCCTACCCGATTGCTGACCAGCAGGGCGAACTCATTCAGGAACTGCATGCGCCTGAAGGCATCCGCTATGGGGTATTGTTTTCCTTTGCCGAAGGAAAGAAAAATCCAAAATTTAGTGCACAGACCAGTTATCAGATAGGTGTAGCCCTGGCAAAACTACATCGGGCTACCGAAAACTTTAGCCTTGAACGCATCACCTATAGCTCAAAAACATTACTACAGGATTCTCTGCATCCCATTTCCGCATTTTTTAGCGGTACAGAAGAAATGAAGTTTGTAGAAAGGCTATCGCACTACCTATTTCAGGAATATGCTCAGGTAAACACCAAACAAATCAGGCAGGGAGCCGTGCATCTGGATATATGGTTTGACAATATGCATGTGTATGATGAAGATCGCATCACGCTCTTTGATTTTGACTTCTGCGGCAACGGATGGCAGTGTCATGATATCGCCTATTTTATTTTTCAGCTGTTCAATACCCATCCCGAAGAAGAATATCAGACCAAAAAAGACCGCTTCCTGCAAGGCTATGCATCCATTACTCCCATCACTGAGGAGGAGAAAAGAATCATACCCATCACCGGCTTAGGGGTGATGTTGTTTTACCTGGGCATACAATGCGACAGATTTGAC
- a CDS encoding RNA polymerase sigma factor has translation MEEDKHFYRLIADCRKGKRAAQDELYLGFYHYAMSIGLRYSRDREEAIEIVNDAFYKILTSLDKYTQGLSFKGWLRKIVINAAIDYYRRNEKHYHGVDISYARHESMHEDVIDEMSEKEIVVLIQDLPPSYRIVFNLHVIEGFKHEEIAQKLNISVGTSKSNLSIARTKLQLAIYKLRDIKDQQHG, from the coding sequence ATGGAAGAGGACAAACATTTTTATCGCCTGATCGCCGACTGTAGGAAGGGAAAGCGTGCTGCCCAGGACGAACTCTATTTGGGATTTTATCATTATGCTATGAGCATAGGGCTCAGGTATTCCCGCGACCGGGAAGAAGCCATTGAAATCGTCAATGATGCCTTTTATAAGATACTGACCAGCCTGGATAAATACACCCAGGGCTTATCGTTCAAAGGATGGCTCCGTAAAATCGTCATCAACGCTGCGATAGACTACTACCGAAGGAATGAGAAGCACTACCACGGGGTGGATATCTCCTACGCAAGGCACGAGAGCATGCATGAGGATGTGATAGATGAAATGTCTGAAAAAGAGATCGTCGTGCTGATCCAGGATCTTCCTCCCTCCTACCGTATTGTTTTCAACCTACATGTGATAGAAGGCTTTAAGCATGAAGAGATTGCACAGAAACTAAACATCAGCGTGGGTACGTCCAAATCCAACCTCTCCATTGCCCGGACAAAGTTACAACTGGCCATCTACAAATTAAGAGATATTAAAGATCAACAACATGGATGA
- a CDS encoding head GIN domain-containing protein, which yields MRLATLIILLSSFSIVAQAQNEETRSLASFTVLETGGSWDVILEKGDKEEVRLEGSNIDLDKVITEVKNNELHIYLEKGNYNNIRLKVYVTYQNLEEIHKSGSGNLINKSDLSASDFELHLSGSGNADLRNIDAENLLVNLSGSGNLSMTGGRAQKLAIEQSGSGNVNAMGLQIDDCAVNKSGSGNVEISVSQSLEVVSSGSGNIKYKGSPSINKVEFSGSGKLVKS from the coding sequence ATGAGACTCGCGACACTGATTATTTTGCTTTCTTCGTTTTCAATAGTAGCTCAGGCTCAGAATGAAGAAACCCGATCGCTTGCATCTTTTACTGTATTGGAAACCGGCGGTAGCTGGGATGTCATTCTGGAAAAAGGAGATAAAGAAGAAGTTAGGCTGGAAGGCAGCAATATTGATCTGGACAAAGTAATCACGGAAGTAAAAAACAATGAGCTTCACATTTATCTGGAAAAAGGCAACTACAACAATATCAGATTAAAGGTTTATGTCACTTATCAGAATCTGGAGGAAATCCATAAGTCAGGATCAGGCAATCTTATCAATAAATCAGACTTAAGTGCTTCCGATTTTGAGTTACATCTGAGTGGCTCCGGCAATGCAGACCTCCGAAATATTGATGCAGAAAACCTGCTGGTCAATTTATCCGGTTCGGGCAATCTATCAATGACGGGTGGCCGTGCCCAAAAATTAGCGATTGAGCAATCGGGTTCAGGCAATGTCAACGCAATGGGTTTGCAGATAGATGATTGTGCTGTAAATAAATCCGGATCAGGCAATGTGGAGATTAGCGTGAGCCAATCTTTGGAGGTGGTTTCCAGTGGATCAGGTAATATCAAATACAAAGGCTCTCCTTCCATCAACAAAGTGGAATTTTCAGGTTCTGGTAAGCTGGTGAAAAGTTAA
- a CDS encoding ABC transporter permease, which produces MFRHQLLLIYRNFQRFRSTFLINLIGLSSGLCCVLLIYLWVNDELSVDKFHEKDSKLYQVIEHQQHAENIITTEGTAGLLAASLAEDMPEVEYATVVTPSSWFGNFTLSVENSGEIKNIKAPGQFVGKDFFTVFSYHLKEGEESQVLADKNSIVISEDLARRLFNTTENVVGKTLEWHLLHFTKQVTITGLFEGTPPQSSAQFDFALSFDVFREINPSIAEWGNHGPHTYLVLQEGTDIKAFNDKIEGYMNSKTDFNTFRTLFARPYSEGYLYGTYENGKQAGGRIEYVRLFSIIAIFILLIACINFMNLSTAKASRRIKEVGIKKAIGAGRSTLISQYLGESLLMTFVSLLTAIVLVALLLPQFNIITGKQLSFDFELPIILTFLGITLITGLIAGSYPALYLSGFNPATVLKGGGTGKFGGSVGEVWARKGLVVFQFVLSVVLIVSVWVVYQQISFVQNKNLGYDKKNVVSFSLEGKVAENPETFLGEMKRIPGVINASIMQQNIVGNTSTTVGLNWEGKNPEDVIKFQNFSAGYDMIETLGLEMASGRSFSHAFSSDSTALIFNEAAIEVMGLSDPIGATVNLWGQDRQIIGIVKDFHFESLHEEVKPMYIKLGGPYMTAIAKVEAGKEQETLASMQNFYQSFNPGYSFDYQFVDADYQALYAAEQRVSTLSKYFAGLAILISCLGLFGLAAFTAERRLKEIGIRKILGSSNFGIVRLLSGDFTKMVFTAILIALPLSYVIAQQWLESFAFQIDLAWWYFAGAGCIALLIAWFTVGLQTVKAAMINPAQCLKDE; this is translated from the coding sequence ATGTTCCGACACCAACTACTCCTTATTTATCGCAATTTTCAGCGTTTCAGAAGTACCTTCCTGATCAATCTGATTGGCTTATCCTCTGGCTTGTGCTGCGTACTCTTAATTTATCTCTGGGTAAATGATGAGCTTAGCGTAGATAAGTTTCATGAAAAAGACAGTAAGCTTTATCAGGTCATAGAACACCAGCAACACGCTGAGAATATCATTACCACTGAAGGTACTGCCGGCCTGCTGGCAGCATCTCTGGCAGAAGATATGCCTGAAGTGGAGTACGCTACCGTAGTTACTCCTTCCTCCTGGTTCGGAAATTTCACTTTGTCGGTGGAGAACTCCGGTGAAATCAAAAATATCAAAGCTCCCGGACAGTTTGTAGGTAAAGATTTCTTCACTGTCTTTTCTTATCACCTCAAAGAAGGCGAAGAAAGCCAGGTACTTGCCGATAAAAATTCCATCGTGATTTCTGAAGATTTAGCGCGGCGTTTGTTTAATACTACCGAAAATGTAGTGGGCAAAACCTTGGAATGGCACCTGTTGCATTTCACCAAACAGGTCACTATTACCGGCCTCTTTGAAGGCACACCCCCTCAATCCTCAGCTCAGTTTGACTTTGCTTTATCCTTTGACGTCTTCAGGGAGATCAATCCTTCTATAGCAGAATGGGGCAATCATGGACCTCATACTTATCTTGTTTTACAGGAGGGCACAGATATAAAGGCTTTCAACGATAAGATTGAAGGCTATATGAACAGTAAAACTGACTTTAACACTTTCCGTACCTTGTTTGCCAGGCCTTATTCGGAAGGTTACCTGTACGGAACCTATGAAAACGGTAAGCAGGCCGGTGGACGTATAGAATATGTGAGGCTATTCTCTATCATTGCTATCTTCATTCTACTCATTGCCTGTATTAACTTCATGAATCTTTCTACGGCCAAAGCTTCCCGGAGAATCAAGGAGGTGGGAATCAAAAAAGCCATAGGGGCCGGACGTTCTACGCTTATCTCTCAGTACCTGGGAGAGTCATTGCTCATGACCTTTGTATCCTTACTCACTGCTATTGTTCTGGTTGCGCTCTTACTTCCCCAATTCAATATCATCACAGGAAAGCAATTGTCCTTTGATTTTGAGTTACCCATTATTCTGACGTTTTTAGGAATCACGCTCATCACCGGACTGATTGCCGGAAGTTATCCGGCATTGTATCTCTCAGGCTTTAATCCGGCGACAGTGCTGAAAGGTGGAGGTACTGGAAAATTCGGTGGTTCGGTGGGAGAAGTATGGGCCCGCAAAGGCTTGGTAGTGTTTCAGTTTGTATTGTCTGTCGTATTGATCGTATCCGTGTGGGTTGTCTATCAGCAAATCTCTTTCGTGCAGAACAAAAACCTGGGCTATGATAAGAAAAACGTAGTTTCGTTTTCTTTAGAGGGTAAAGTGGCCGAAAATCCTGAGACTTTTCTTGGAGAAATGAAGAGGATTCCGGGAGTGATCAATGCTTCTATCATGCAGCAAAATATTGTGGGAAATACCAGTACAACAGTTGGGCTCAACTGGGAAGGAAAGAATCCTGAGGATGTGATCAAATTCCAGAACTTCAGTGCCGGTTATGATATGATTGAAACCTTAGGATTAGAAATGGCCAGCGGACGCAGCTTTTCGCATGCTTTTAGTTCTGATAGTACCGCTCTTATTTTTAACGAAGCTGCCATCGAAGTGATGGGATTAAGCGATCCTATCGGTGCGACCGTGAATCTATGGGGACAGGACCGGCAAATCATAGGCATCGTTAAAGACTTTCACTTTGAATCGCTGCACGAAGAGGTGAAGCCCATGTATATTAAATTGGGTGGACCTTATATGACGGCCATTGCCAAAGTGGAAGCAGGAAAAGAACAGGAGACATTAGCAAGCATGCAGAACTTCTATCAAAGTTTTAATCCAGGCTATTCTTTTGACTATCAGTTTGTAGACGCTGATTACCAGGCACTTTATGCTGCCGAACAGCGCGTATCTACCCTTTCCAAATACTTCGCCGGCCTGGCTATTCTGATCTCCTGCCTGGGTCTCTTCGGGCTGGCAGCCTTCACTGCCGAGAGGAGATTAAAAGAAATAGGCATCAGGAAAATTCTGGGTTCCAGCAATTTTGGCATTGTCCGCCTGTTATCGGGTGATTTTACCAAAATGGTGTTTACCGCTATTCTGATTGCCCTTCCCTTGAGTTATGTCATTGCTCAGCAGTGGCTAGAGAGCTTTGCTTTCCAGATTGATCTGGCGTGGTGGTACTTTGCCGGTGCAGGATGCATTGCCCTGCTGATTGCCTGGTTTACGGTAGGACTACAAACCGTAAAAGCAGCCATGATCAATCCGGCACAATGCCTGAAGGATGAGTAG
- a CDS encoding enoyl-CoA hydratase/isomerase family protein has product MKILQTALMHLKKPGKSSKRMTPRISKTSESTHPDKNSEQVQINSGASTLQTSRKNNVLTIYLNRPAVLNALDMEMAEALREVLLKAAHDSDVRALIISGRGRAFCSGGDLKFALHAHPDQPGNSFLALTTVLHDCIKLIRSMDKPVVAAINGPAAGAGLFLALACDLRIMSRRAYLKQSNTSYGLSLPAGGTYFLPRLLGMGRALEMVMLDQPVDSFTAHKLGMVSQVVPDSMLAIEAELLAFQLKQKAVQTLGRVKRLMNESFDRSLGEQLAAEQESIVQSANHAEGREGLAAFVEKRKAEYDSLG; this is encoded by the coding sequence ATGAAAATTTTACAGACCGCACTCATGCACCTGAAAAAGCCAGGGAAGAGCAGTAAGCGCATGACTCCCCGCATCAGCAAGACCAGTGAATCAACACATCCTGACAAAAATTCGGAGCAAGTGCAGATCAATTCCGGCGCATCTACTTTACAGACATCCAGAAAAAACAATGTGCTGACCATTTACCTGAACCGCCCGGCAGTACTCAATGCCCTGGATATGGAAATGGCAGAAGCGCTGAGGGAGGTTTTGCTTAAAGCAGCACATGATTCTGATGTCCGGGCATTGATCATCAGCGGAAGGGGCCGGGCTTTTTGCTCCGGCGGCGATTTGAAGTTTGCCCTGCATGCTCATCCCGATCAGCCGGGAAATTCTTTCCTGGCACTGACTACTGTTTTGCATGATTGCATCAAGCTGATCCGCAGCATGGACAAGCCGGTAGTAGCCGCCATCAACGGGCCTGCAGCAGGAGCAGGTTTATTTCTGGCCCTGGCCTGCGACCTGCGCATCATGTCCCGCCGGGCATATCTCAAGCAGTCCAATACATCTTATGGATTATCTTTGCCAGCGGGGGGCACGTATTTCCTGCCCCGACTGCTGGGCATGGGACGAGCCCTGGAAATGGTGATGCTTGATCAGCCGGTGGATTCCTTTACAGCACATAAGCTGGGAATGGTGAGCCAGGTAGTGCCTGATTCCATGCTAGCGATAGAAGCGGAATTGCTGGCTTTCCAACTCAAGCAAAAAGCAGTACAGACCCTGGGAAGAGTGAAACGGCTGATGAATGAGTCCTTTGACCGAAGTCTGGGAGAACAATTAGCAGCAGAACAGGAGTCCATAGTACAGAGCGCCAACCATGCCGAAGGGCGCGAAGGCTTAGCCGCTTTTGTAGAAAAGCGCAAAGCCGAATACGACAGCCTGGGTTGA
- a CDS encoding carboxylesterase family protein, producing MHKDFYYFGIFFFGLSVLAALFLSIMFFQIGYLTYQLESFGSWFWVEVGLALITYVILLQYFKQKSYRLVYTIFMISIIASVIQYFTTYLFVVLMMREIMTFHLISIVISMLTSLVFGISLIVSKAVKSPWLKTEGVLFILLTLVSAFVLIWSLNLLGMQLSANVEIVSQWVNLAASLMPVPLIVLFYKEHKALSGVQSTGRLKYAELMSALGGILILSGLVIAMKMSQQSYWYTHVSPEEQALVDKFESKTFTDSKDNSLDYLFMKPLEYDSTQNYPLVICLHGGPKSAKLKRVIVTEPAPLLSKPLNREKYPAFLFVPQAPPGKSWGGMPYAQPIDALLMETIDALKAEYEIDENRIYLTGISMGGFGTWYLAGTHADMFAAAIPMCGIGDTALATEMVDIPVWAFHGSEDKNVPVSGSRNMIAAIKEAGGDPKYTEFPEVAHHVWPHVQETEGVLDWLFAQKRE from the coding sequence ATGCACAAAGACTTCTATTACTTTGGGATTTTTTTCTTTGGGCTATCAGTTCTGGCTGCTTTGTTTCTCAGTATTATGTTTTTCCAGATTGGGTATCTTACTTATCAGTTAGAATCCTTTGGTAGCTGGTTTTGGGTAGAGGTAGGACTAGCGCTCATTACATATGTTATTCTGCTGCAATACTTTAAACAAAAGAGCTATCGCTTGGTCTACACGATCTTCATGATCTCCATCATTGCCAGCGTAATACAGTATTTCACTACTTACCTTTTTGTGGTGTTAATGATGCGGGAAATCATGACTTTCCATCTCATTTCAATCGTTATTTCCATGCTCACAAGCCTGGTCTTTGGCATCAGCTTGATCGTATCCAAGGCAGTAAAAAGTCCCTGGCTAAAGACAGAAGGTGTTTTGTTTATCCTACTCACTTTGGTTTCTGCTTTTGTACTGATCTGGAGTTTGAACCTGCTGGGTATGCAACTTAGCGCAAATGTAGAAATCGTCAGTCAATGGGTTAATCTGGCAGCGAGTCTGATGCCTGTCCCGTTGATTGTACTTTTTTACAAAGAACACAAAGCTTTATCTGGAGTACAGTCAACAGGCAGGTTGAAGTACGCTGAACTTATGTCAGCTTTAGGGGGCATACTGATCTTATCCGGATTGGTAATAGCTATGAAAATGAGTCAGCAAAGCTATTGGTATACCCATGTCTCTCCGGAGGAACAAGCCCTGGTAGACAAATTTGAAAGCAAAACCTTTACGGATAGCAAAGACAACAGCCTGGACTATCTTTTCATGAAGCCCCTGGAGTATGATTCCACCCAAAATTACCCTTTGGTAATTTGTTTACATGGAGGGCCAAAATCAGCTAAATTAAAGAGGGTAATTGTAACGGAGCCCGCACCCTTATTATCTAAACCGCTGAACCGGGAAAAGTATCCTGCCTTTCTTTTTGTACCTCAGGCTCCACCCGGCAAAAGCTGGGGAGGCATGCCTTATGCGCAGCCTATTGATGCATTGCTAATGGAGACTATTGACGCGTTGAAGGCAGAATATGAGATTGATGAAAACCGGATTTATCTGACCGGCATCTCTATGGGAGGTTTCGGAACCTGGTATTTGGCCGGTACACACGCTGATATGTTCGCCGCCGCCATTCCCATGTGTGGCATAGGAGATACTGCTTTGGCTACCGAAATGGTAGATATACCTGTCTGGGCATTTCACGGTAGTGAAGACAAAAATGTCCCTGTGAGCGGCTCCCGTAATATGATTGCAGCGATCAAAGAGGCAGGTGGTGATCCCAAGTACACTGAATTCCCCGAGGTAGCGCATCATGTGTGGCCTCATGTACAAGAAACCGAAGGTGTACTGGACTGGCTCTTTGCCCAGAAGAGGGAATAA
- a CDS encoding GNAT family N-acetyltransferase: MNVEIKKLDLKDTDEFVDLIKIFAVVFEMDDLKMPDNEYLRSLLAKPDFFVLIAQCDGKVIGGLTVYILHRYYSAKPVAYIYDVGVMPDYQRNGTGKKLISHLNKYCKDNNFEDAYVEAETNDTQAVNFYRTTPISSELQATHFTYTFDNN; this comes from the coding sequence ATGAACGTTGAAATAAAAAAACTTGACTTAAAAGATACTGATGAGTTCGTTGATTTGATTAAAATATTTGCTGTAGTCTTTGAAATGGATGATTTGAAAATGCCTGACAATGAGTATTTGAGAAGCCTTTTGGCCAAGCCGGACTTTTTTGTACTAATTGCGCAATGTGACGGAAAAGTAATAGGTGGACTTACTGTTTACATTCTTCATAGGTATTATTCTGCAAAACCTGTAGCATATATTTATGATGTTGGGGTGATGCCTGATTATCAACGTAATGGTACTGGAAAAAAATTAATCTCGCACTTAAATAAATACTGCAAAGATAATAATTTTGAAGACGCTTATGTCGAAGCAGAAACTAATGATACACAAGCAGTCAACTTTTACAGAACAACGCCTATAAGTAGCGAACTCCAAGCCACACATTTTACCTATACTTTTGACAACAACTGA
- a CDS encoding PepSY-like domain-containing protein has protein sequence MKNLMHRKPFAMLLTFLSAMVILSACEKESVVPEGKLPDDAQGFISLHFPDQSISQVIKDRDGLSVDYEVILENGVQLEFNRKGECSSIEGNTELPDSVIPEKILEYVNQSYADNFIISWERDDNEQEVMIDNGTELKFDKSSNFLRIDY, from the coding sequence ATGAAAAATTTAATGCACAGAAAGCCTTTCGCTATGCTTCTGACTTTTTTATCTGCCATGGTCATCTTATCTGCCTGTGAAAAAGAAAGTGTAGTGCCGGAAGGCAAACTGCCAGATGATGCCCAGGGCTTTATTTCACTGCATTTCCCTGACCAGAGTATCAGCCAGGTCATTAAAGACAGAGACGGCTTATCGGTGGACTATGAAGTGATCCTGGAAAATGGCGTTCAGCTGGAATTCAACAGAAAAGGAGAGTGCAGCAGTATTGAAGGAAATACCGAACTGCCAGACAGTGTAATTCCTGAAAAGATACTGGAATATGTTAATCAAAGCTACGCCGACAATTTCATTATCAGCTGGGAACGGGATGACAATGAGCAGGAGGTGATGATTGACAATGGCACCGAGCTAAAGTTTGATAAGAGCAGTAATTTCCTGAGGATAGACTATTGA
- a CDS encoding outer membrane beta-barrel protein translates to MDDHQFDKRIKDKAEHYQDTGADEAGALAGLHAKLAGFTYVPWYVRYQKTIGYTAAVLCISLLNFGVFSYLQNQHDETLQSTQHALKDQQMAYDSLKLAFETLKETKTDTVYIVNTIEIPAANGQAIASTDGEQSIYFSTIYRPTTPFLSGNGYHSLGIRQLSEVRTEPLKVKMASQKEKVKKKSSQRVPAKVLRAIEKHNMQGIGFQYGPTLRGFQLLTDEVAGDPGWAAGMMAEFILSPAWSIETGIQYANSSYELDDAPLLGENVAGYPGIDDALGELEQIEQTTHALIVPVHLKYHHPISKNRYLFASAGISPHYYALQRFEYEYEDELNATEAESSIKTDKGSWYPGTYDLNLGFEQKLNNKSLLQFSVFYNHAIQPMGVEGRTLRMIGLNSAFKFRVK, encoded by the coding sequence ATGGATGATCATCAATTTGATAAACGTATAAAAGACAAAGCTGAGCATTATCAGGACACAGGTGCTGATGAAGCCGGAGCGCTTGCAGGTCTGCATGCTAAGTTGGCAGGCTTTACGTACGTTCCCTGGTATGTGCGCTACCAAAAGACAATCGGATATACAGCGGCGGTGCTCTGCATAAGCCTGCTGAACTTTGGGGTATTTAGCTACCTGCAAAACCAGCATGACGAAACCCTTCAGTCTACTCAGCATGCGTTGAAAGATCAACAAATGGCATATGATAGTCTTAAACTAGCATTTGAAACCCTCAAAGAGACCAAAACAGATACAGTGTATATTGTGAATACCATAGAAATCCCTGCGGCCAATGGGCAGGCGATTGCTTCTACCGACGGTGAGCAGAGCATTTACTTTAGCACGATCTACAGACCAACAACTCCTTTCCTTTCGGGAAATGGATACCATAGCTTGGGCATCAGGCAACTGTCGGAAGTACGTACTGAGCCTCTAAAGGTCAAAATGGCAAGCCAAAAGGAGAAAGTAAAGAAGAAAAGCAGCCAACGCGTACCAGCCAAAGTGCTGAGAGCCATTGAAAAGCACAATATGCAGGGCATAGGCTTTCAGTACGGGCCAACGCTGAGGGGTTTCCAGCTTCTTACCGATGAAGTAGCCGGTGATCCAGGCTGGGCTGCTGGCATGATGGCAGAATTTATCCTGTCACCTGCCTGGAGCATAGAAACAGGAATCCAGTATGCTAATAGTAGTTACGAACTTGATGATGCTCCTCTTTTGGGAGAGAATGTTGCCGGCTATCCGGGTATTGACGATGCATTGGGTGAATTGGAGCAGATAGAGCAGACAACGCATGCGCTTATCGTCCCAGTCCATCTCAAGTATCATCATCCTATCAGCAAAAACAGGTACCTTTTTGCTTCTGCGGGTATATCACCGCATTATTATGCCCTGCAGCGGTTTGAATATGAGTATGAAGATGAACTCAATGCTACCGAAGCAGAATCATCCATCAAAACAGACAAGGGCAGCTGGTATCCCGGCACTTATGATTTGAACCTGGGCTTTGAGCAAAAGCTGAACAATAAATCCCTGCTCCAATTCTCTGTTTTCTATAACCATGCTATCCAACCCATGGGGGTTGAGGGACGTACGCTTCGTATGATCGGTCTGAACTCCGCATTTAAGTTCAGGGTCAAATAA